A window of Choloepus didactylus isolate mChoDid1 chromosome 21, mChoDid1.pri, whole genome shotgun sequence contains these coding sequences:
- the LOC119517841 gene encoding gap junction gamma-3 protein-like isoform X1, whose amino-acid sequence MCGRFLRRLLAEESRHSTPVGRLLLPVLLAFRVALLAAGGPGVYGDEQSEFQCNTQQPGCKAACFDAMRPLSPLRFWAFQVILVAVPGALYLAFTLYHVVWHWEDPGKAKEEEDTLILEGERSKDAAGSCKQLWAYVAQLGARLVLEGATLGVQYHLYGVHMPGSSACRKEPCFGSITCFLSRSSEKSIFLKTMFGVSGLCLSLTLLELVLLGLGRWWKTQKHKLNFFLTLKGRRRHKESTKCPVVETKEQLPEAGFL is encoded by the exons ATGTGTGGCAGGTTCCTGAGGCGCCTGTTGGCCGAGGAAAGCCGGCACTCCACCCCCGTGGGGCGGCTCCTGCTCCCCGTGCTCCTGGCATTCCGTGTGGCACTGCTGGCTGCTGGGGGACCCGGGGTCTACGGCGACGAGCAGAGCGAATTCCAGTGTAACACCCAGCAGCCGGGTTGCAAGGCCGCCTGCTTCGATGCCATGCGCCCGCTCTCCCCGCTGCGCTTCTGGGCCTTCCAGGTCATCCTGGTGGCCGTGCCCGGTGCCCTCTACTTGGCTTTTACCCTGTATCATGTGGTCTGGCACTGGGAAGATCCGGGAAaggcaaaggaggaggaagacacCCTGATCCTCGAAGGGGAGAGGAGCAAAGATGCAGCCGGAAGCTGCAAGCAGCTCTGGGCCTATGTGGCACAGCTGGGGGCTCGACTGGTCCTTGAGGGGGCAACCCTGGGGGTGCAGTACCATCTGTATGGGGTCCACATGCCTGGCTCCTCTGCTTGTCGCAAAGAGCCTTGCTTTGGTAGTATTACGTGCTTCTTGTCCCGCTCCTCTGAGAAGTCCATCTTCCTAAAGACCATGTTTGGGGTCAGTGGGCTCTGTCTCTCCTTAACCCTTCTGGAGCTTGTGCTCCTGGGCCTGGGGAGATGGTGGAAGACACAGAAGCACAAATTAAActtcttcctgactttaaagggCCGCAGAAGACACAAGGAATCAACTAAATGCCCAGTAGTGGAAACAAAAGAGCAGCTCCCAGAAGCAG GTTTCCTCTGA
- the LOC119517841 gene encoding gap junction gamma-3 protein-like isoform X2 — MCGRFLRRLLAEESRHSTPVGRLLLPVLLAFRVALLAAGGPGVYGDEQSEFQCNTQQPGCKAACFDAMRPLSPLRFWAFQVILVAVPGALYLAFTLYHVVWHWEDPGKAKEEEDTLILEGERSKDAAGSCKQLWAYVAQLGARLVLEGATLGVQYHLYGVHMPGSSACRKEPCFGSITCFLSRSSEKSIFLKTMFGVSGLCLSLTLLELVLLGLGRWWKTQKHKLNFFLTLKGRRRHKESTKCPVVETKEQLPEAEL, encoded by the exons ATGTGTGGCAGGTTCCTGAGGCGCCTGTTGGCCGAGGAAAGCCGGCACTCCACCCCCGTGGGGCGGCTCCTGCTCCCCGTGCTCCTGGCATTCCGTGTGGCACTGCTGGCTGCTGGGGGACCCGGGGTCTACGGCGACGAGCAGAGCGAATTCCAGTGTAACACCCAGCAGCCGGGTTGCAAGGCCGCCTGCTTCGATGCCATGCGCCCGCTCTCCCCGCTGCGCTTCTGGGCCTTCCAGGTCATCCTGGTGGCCGTGCCCGGTGCCCTCTACTTGGCTTTTACCCTGTATCATGTGGTCTGGCACTGGGAAGATCCGGGAAaggcaaaggaggaggaagacacCCTGATCCTCGAAGGGGAGAGGAGCAAAGATGCAGCCGGAAGCTGCAAGCAGCTCTGGGCCTATGTGGCACAGCTGGGGGCTCGACTGGTCCTTGAGGGGGCAACCCTGGGGGTGCAGTACCATCTGTATGGGGTCCACATGCCTGGCTCCTCTGCTTGTCGCAAAGAGCCTTGCTTTGGTAGTATTACGTGCTTCTTGTCCCGCTCCTCTGAGAAGTCCATCTTCCTAAAGACCATGTTTGGGGTCAGTGGGCTCTGTCTCTCCTTAACCCTTCTGGAGCTTGTGCTCCTGGGCCTGGGGAGATGGTGGAAGACACAGAAGCACAAATTAAActtcttcctgactttaaagggCCGCAGAAGACACAAGGAATCAACTAAATGCCCAGTAGTGGAAACAAAAGAGCAGCTCCCAGAAGCAG AGTTATGA